The following proteins come from a genomic window of Plectropomus leopardus isolate mb unplaced genomic scaffold, YSFRI_Pleo_2.0 unplaced_scaffold11451, whole genome shotgun sequence:
- the LOC121963492 gene encoding integrator complex subunit 11-like, translated as MPGYCVQGTIGHKILNGQRKLEMEGRATLDVKLQVEYMSFSAHADAKGIMQLIRMAEPRNMLLVHGEAVKMEFLKGKIEQEF; from the exons ATGCCAGGGTATTGTGTACAAGGAACAATCGGTCACAAGATCCTAAATGGCCAGAGGAAACTGGAGATGGAGGGGAGAGCAACA CTGGATGTGAAGCTGCAGGTGGAGTACATGTCCTTCAGTGCTCACGCAGATGCAAAGGGCATCATGCAGCTCATTCGGATGGCAGAGCCTCGAAACATGCTGCTGGTGCACGGGGAGGCAGTGAAAATGGAGTTCCTAAAGGGCAAGATTGAACAGGAGTTCA